One window from the genome of Treponema sp. OMZ 838 encodes:
- a CDS encoding TrkA family potassium uptake protein, with translation MDVQQNFAVIGLGEFGIRICEMLAEGGGSVVAFDHDAQAVDRVKKIVPAAMVIDTTDENALRKAPLDDIDVAIVAIGDNKEASILTTTLLKEREIPYIVARAVSPLHAIVLKRVGASRVLKIEEESASRIANELINPEALNSLSVVEGYGICEVKVPKFFIGKTLSQVALKEKFNITLITVVRLELDIDTVGNPLNREAMYEPDDNLELQTGDKLFVFGSLEKITEFRNI, from the coding sequence ATGGATGTACAACAAAATTTTGCGGTTATCGGATTAGGTGAATTCGGTATTCGGATCTGTGAAATGCTGGCGGAGGGAGGCGGTTCGGTCGTGGCATTTGATCATGACGCACAGGCGGTCGATCGGGTAAAAAAAATTGTTCCGGCGGCAATGGTGATCGACACTACCGACGAAAATGCACTCAGAAAAGCTCCGCTCGACGATATCGATGTTGCGATTGTTGCAATCGGCGATAATAAGGAAGCAAGCATCCTAACAACAACATTGCTGAAGGAACGGGAAATTCCCTATATCGTAGCGCGGGCCGTTTCTCCGTTACATGCGATTGTATTGAAGCGGGTAGGAGCAAGTAGAGTATTAAAGATTGAAGAAGAATCTGCTTCCCGTATTGCAAACGAATTGATTAACCCTGAAGCGCTTAATTCGCTTTCCGTTGTCGAAGGATATGGAATCTGTGAGGTAAAGGTGCCGAAGTTCTTTATTGGGAAAACACTCTCGCAAGTTGCGCTCAAAGAAAAATTCAATATAACCTTAATCACGGTTGTCCGCCTTGAACTCGATATCGATACGGTCGGTAATCCTTTGAACCGCGAAGCGATGTATGAACCGGATGATAATCTTGAATTGCAAACAGGCGATAAACTCTTTGTTTTCGGCAGCCTCGAAAAGATTACGGAATTCAGAAATATCTAA
- a CDS encoding NFACT family protein, which yields MSLNCAEIDKILEELDLEGSYIQKVVQSSYSVMVLHLYKTRPMSLVICLEPGACRLHETTRKIPKFDKPLRFMELLRSRLRGAKITEAVQLNNDRIVRLSLETASDTLYLYIRLWSGAANMLLVDNGIIVDAFYRRPSRHEVSGEPWQPLPGESEAAAAQTFGNEPSAAAGSESKAVAESASAAVSSASNAKNTSAVVSSPAADKPVKTYTIRSYDASKTFNEAIDEWYARQAPVLSLEALRAEAERFYGLKIEKIFRALEKLEAKKHSFLQADTLKHQGDLLLANLYRIPQDSSSVELEDYAADNRIIRIALDPRKTAQENAAGYYARYKKAVSGLEALTDDIEASKQTLAALNEELAKLRGEENPYLIEKVLHKRKIPVQRKQAAQEKERPGLTFYHDGWILYVGRTAAENDELLRHHVRGKDIWLHVRDYSGGYVFIKNRNGKTVPLPVLIAAGNLAVFYSKARRNGQADLYYTAVKDLRRAKNAPKGTVLPSNEKNLSVKLDPAVLKQLEQSRGEALS from the coding sequence ATGTCGCTTAATTGCGCTGAAATCGATAAGATACTGGAAGAGCTCGATTTGGAAGGCTCATACATACAAAAGGTGGTACAGTCATCCTATTCAGTGATGGTGCTGCACCTCTATAAGACCCGCCCGATGAGTTTAGTCATCTGTCTTGAACCGGGGGCATGCCGCTTGCATGAAACTACGCGGAAGATTCCTAAGTTCGACAAGCCGCTCCGTTTTATGGAGCTGCTCCGTTCCCGTCTCCGCGGCGCCAAGATTACCGAGGCTGTCCAGCTGAACAACGATCGCATTGTCAGGCTTTCGTTGGAGACCGCTTCAGATACGCTCTACCTCTATATTCGGTTGTGGAGCGGAGCGGCGAATATGCTGCTTGTCGATAACGGCATTATCGTCGATGCCTTTTACCGTCGCCCTTCCCGTCATGAAGTGAGCGGAGAGCCGTGGCAGCCTCTACCGGGAGAATCCGAAGCCGCTGCGGCGCAGACTTTTGGAAATGAGCCGAGTGCTGCGGCAGGCAGCGAATCAAAAGCCGTTGCAGAAAGCGCATCCGCTGCTGTATCTTCCGCATCGAATGCAAAAAACACGTCTGCTGTCGTATCTTCTCCTGCCGCTGACAAACCGGTAAAAACCTACACCATCCGCAGCTATGATGCGTCCAAGACCTTTAACGAAGCGATTGACGAATGGTACGCGCGGCAGGCGCCTGTGCTTTCGCTCGAAGCCTTACGTGCGGAAGCGGAGCGTTTTTACGGCCTTAAAATAGAGAAGATTTTCCGTGCGCTGGAAAAACTCGAAGCGAAAAAGCATTCGTTTTTGCAGGCTGATACGCTGAAACATCAAGGCGATTTATTGCTGGCAAATCTCTACCGGATTCCGCAAGACTCCTCTTCTGTCGAGCTTGAAGATTATGCGGCGGACAACCGGATTATCCGCATCGCTCTCGACCCGAGAAAAACCGCGCAGGAAAATGCCGCCGGATACTATGCGCGGTATAAAAAAGCGGTTTCGGGGCTTGAGGCGCTCACCGATGACATCGAAGCCTCCAAGCAGACGCTCGCCGCGCTTAACGAAGAACTTGCAAAGCTGCGGGGTGAAGAAAATCCTTACCTTATCGAAAAGGTGCTGCACAAGCGGAAGATACCCGTGCAGCGGAAACAGGCGGCTCAAGAAAAAGAGCGGCCGGGACTTACGTTCTACCATGACGGATGGATTCTGTATGTCGGCAGGACAGCCGCCGAAAACGATGAGCTGCTGCGGCATCACGTGCGGGGCAAGGATATATGGCTCCATGTGCGGGACTATTCCGGCGGCTATGTCTTTATCAAAAACAGAAACGGAAAGACCGTTCCGCTGCCGGTGCTGATTGCCGCAGGGAACCTCGCCGTATTTTATTCAAAGGCGCGCCGGAACGGGCAAGCCGATCTCTACTACACTGCAGTGAAGGATTTGCGGAGGGCGAAGAACGCACCGAAAGGAACCGTGCTCCCGTCAAACGAAAAAAATCTTTCCGTTAAACTTGATCCGGCGGTTCTGAAACAGCTTGAACAGTCACGGGGAGAAGCACTTAGCTGA
- a CDS encoding ATP-binding cassette domain-containing protein translates to MISTTPQQNSDTGRGNGKNRTRTVYRLCGLAVGLGLWQLTAMLIAQPLIVPRLEAIAAATADILTKEDFFLTVAATLLRIAATIAIDTVIAFLLGIAAGVSARIEAALSPFETAMRAVPTMGVLLLSLIWFNSEITPIFVASLIALPLLYRGVVNGVKNIDIRLIQMSTGFQVSFVRKLKQLYIPSIRPFTLTAYSATLGLLVKVMVTAEVLSQPRRGIGTEFQIARAQLDTATIFGWGIIVIVFAALMEQAAKRILSYNKARKAMQTADIAFSDTPVDTEEYSDTDVYADIGKQAAEIHIDRISFNFESVPVFQSFSLEVKPARINYILGRSGRGKTTLLFLIAGFLHPQRGTIRILPSNAKIGFAYQDLRLIPHLTAEQNIRYILPPDYGTEKAKRIARQYLQMFGLQGFEHFLPAELSGGMQRRVSLARALAYPSEILLLDEAFDSLDPETKKAAARVFSRIVRQQRRTVLCVTHDPVFTQLIEGITLDVPNGH, encoded by the coding sequence ATGATTTCTACTACACCACAGCAAAATAGCGATACGGGCCGCGGCAACGGTAAGAACCGAACTCGGACAGTATACCGGCTCTGCGGCCTCGCCGTGGGACTGGGACTATGGCAGTTGACAGCCATGCTGATAGCACAGCCGCTCATTGTACCGAGACTCGAAGCCATTGCTGCCGCTACGGCCGATATCCTTACTAAAGAAGATTTCTTTTTAACCGTTGCTGCAACGCTTTTACGTATTGCGGCAACGATCGCTATAGATACCGTTATTGCTTTTTTACTGGGGATTGCAGCCGGCGTGTCCGCGCGAATCGAAGCAGCGCTCAGCCCTTTTGAAACTGCCATGCGTGCCGTCCCGACAATGGGTGTCCTGCTCCTCTCGCTGATATGGTTTAATTCCGAGATCACCCCTATTTTTGTTGCAAGTCTTATCGCGCTGCCGCTGCTGTACCGCGGCGTGGTAAACGGCGTTAAAAACATCGACATTCGTCTTATCCAAATGTCTACCGGTTTCCAAGTCTCCTTCGTGCGCAAACTCAAACAGCTGTACATTCCTTCCATTAGGCCGTTTACACTCACCGCATATTCCGCAACGCTGGGGTTGTTGGTAAAGGTTATGGTTACTGCCGAAGTACTCAGCCAGCCACGGCGAGGCATCGGTACGGAGTTCCAGATTGCGCGTGCTCAGTTGGATACCGCAACGATTTTCGGGTGGGGAATCATTGTGATCGTCTTTGCCGCTCTTATGGAGCAGGCAGCAAAACGTATCCTTTCATATAATAAAGCCCGTAAAGCGATGCAGACAGCGGATATCGCTTTCTCCGATACGCCTGTCGACACCGAAGAATACTCCGATACTGATGTATATGCAGATATCGGCAAACAAGCTGCCGAAATACATATTGACCGTATCTCTTTTAATTTTGAATCGGTACCGGTGTTTCAATCTTTTTCACTTGAGGTTAAACCTGCGCGGATAAATTATATCCTCGGGCGCTCCGGCAGAGGCAAAACAACGCTGCTTTTTTTAATTGCAGGTTTTCTGCATCCTCAACGCGGAACGATACGCATATTGCCGTCCAATGCGAAAATCGGTTTTGCCTATCAAGACCTACGGCTTATCCCACACCTCACCGCAGAACAGAATATCCGCTATATACTGCCGCCGGATTACGGAACAGAAAAGGCAAAGCGTATTGCACGGCAATATTTACAGATGTTCGGCTTACAAGGGTTTGAGCATTTTCTACCGGCGGAGCTTTCCGGCGGTATGCAGCGGCGGGTCAGTTTAGCCCGTGCACTCGCCTACCCTTCGGAAATTTTGCTCCTCGACGAGGCCTTTGACTCCCTCGATCCCGAAACAAAAAAGGCAGCGGCGAGAGTGTTTTCCCGTATTGTTCGGCAGCAACGGCGGACAGTCCTATGTGTAACGCACGACCCGGTATTCACACAGCTTATCGAAGGCATTACGCTGGATGTTCCCAACGGTCATTGA
- a CDS encoding thiamine ABC transporter substrate binding subunit, whose protein sequence is MKLRLYFFLFIVCSIILPSTAFAGGKQDTAEKIVVVYTYDSFASEWGPGAEIAKRFKEQTGYTVNYVICEDSGSVLSKAMAEKKNPRADVLLGINAFLVDKTRSAGVLEPYTSPNLDKVVPQHVIMTDDQLLTPYDWGYFAVMYDTQSKVPAPQSLEDLTKPEYAKSLVIMDPRTSAPGLGFAAWTKAVYGNDYLSYWKRLMPSILTMSHSWSAGYGLFTAGEAPLAVSYTTSMAYHIRYDKTDRYQALTFAEGNMIALEGMGVVKNAPHRAAAHAFIDFMLTEKAQEVLPETQWMYPANTAVQLPESFKTVPIPKKSLTISGTEAETAVDAIISVLEK, encoded by the coding sequence ATGAAGTTACGTCTTTATTTCTTTTTGTTTATCGTATGTTCAATCATACTGCCTTCAACCGCTTTTGCAGGCGGAAAACAAGATACTGCGGAAAAAATCGTTGTAGTCTATACCTATGACTCTTTTGCTTCTGAATGGGGACCGGGCGCCGAAATTGCCAAACGCTTCAAAGAGCAAACGGGCTACACCGTCAATTATGTGATCTGCGAGGATTCTGGTTCCGTCCTATCGAAAGCGATGGCCGAAAAAAAGAATCCGCGTGCCGATGTGCTGCTCGGTATCAATGCGTTTCTTGTCGATAAGACGCGCAGTGCAGGCGTTCTGGAACCGTATACCTCTCCGAATTTGGATAAAGTTGTTCCGCAACACGTTATAATGACTGATGATCAACTACTCACCCCGTATGATTGGGGCTATTTTGCGGTTATGTATGACACTCAATCAAAGGTGCCTGCTCCTCAGTCGCTGGAAGATTTAACAAAACCAGAATATGCAAAATCCTTGGTTATCATGGATCCCCGCACGAGCGCTCCCGGCTTAGGTTTTGCCGCATGGACAAAGGCTGTTTACGGGAACGATTATCTTTCGTACTGGAAAAGACTGATGCCTTCCATCCTGACGATGAGCCATTCGTGGAGTGCCGGATACGGGCTGTTTACGGCGGGGGAGGCTCCGCTTGCAGTCAGCTATACCACCAGTATGGCTTATCACATCCGGTATGATAAAACCGATCGGTATCAGGCATTGACGTTTGCCGAGGGGAATATGATTGCGCTTGAGGGAATGGGCGTCGTTAAAAATGCGCCTCATAGAGCAGCGGCTCACGCTTTTATCGATTTTATGCTGACCGAAAAAGCGCAGGAAGTGTTGCCCGAAACGCAGTGGATGTATCCGGCAAATACCGCGGTGCAGCTTCCCGAATCATTTAAAACCGTCCCGATACCGAAAAAATCGCTGACGATTTCCGGGACCGAGGCGGAAACGGCGGTAGACGCTATTATTTCAGTATTGGAAAAATAA
- a CDS encoding iron ABC transporter permease yields the protein MVSINRYAAKRTLLQNAFVVGGGVLFGAVLIAFFVPLGAAVFPAFGGGASAAAFRPLWKAARFTVMQAFLSAAGASGIGLCAAFFCARRRFFGRKLLLSLSAIPLSVPPVVIALAFILFFGKNGLLNKLLAALSAGQLSIGTFLYSTGGIVLVHTFYNFPITMRTVSAAWEQLPEETEQAALLLGASPLRIFRTVIFPALKAPLCASFVIIFLYCFFSFVIILLLGGLGVTTLEVELYQTIRRDIHASTAAHIALVETGIAAAAVGLYAYLRSRTPDHAENTQYARSRLNIGGAAEQIFFAVLICVICFCLLFPLGSLVWYSLSSPKAPLTITVDAWRQLLQRPHFWSAVRHTMQTGIGTAVLSVTAALFFAYAAFQSNRKWYKSLPLIPFAVSSIVLGAGWLKLDTMPSLLLLVIVQSSLAWPFAWMQIETGLAKIPRSVLDAARLLSSTRTDAFFRVFLPLCKTGIISALCCVFAISAGDASLPLLLHIPNFENLALMLFRFAGSYRFTESAGIAVILAVLTGSLFYIQDTVRERGQMH from the coding sequence ATGGTTTCAATTAATCGATACGCTGCGAAGCGGACACTACTGCAAAATGCTTTTGTAGTAGGCGGCGGGGTGTTATTCGGTGCGGTACTGATTGCTTTTTTCGTACCGCTCGGAGCTGCCGTTTTTCCGGCTTTCGGCGGGGGCGCTTCTGCAGCGGCCTTTCGGCCTTTATGGAAGGCTGCCCGCTTTACCGTGATGCAAGCGTTTCTCTCTGCGGCAGGGGCAAGCGGTATCGGCCTCTGTGCGGCGTTTTTTTGCGCCCGCCGGAGGTTCTTCGGACGAAAGTTGTTGCTCTCTCTTTCGGCGATACCCTTGAGCGTGCCGCCGGTGGTTATCGCGCTCGCGTTTATCCTCTTTTTCGGAAAAAACGGTTTACTGAACAAACTGCTTGCGGCGCTTTCGGCAGGACAGCTTTCAATCGGTACCTTCCTTTATTCGACGGGCGGCATTGTGCTTGTACACACCTTTTATAATTTCCCCATCACGATGCGTACCGTATCCGCCGCATGGGAACAACTCCCTGAGGAAACCGAACAAGCCGCTCTTTTGCTCGGAGCCTCGCCGCTGCGCATTTTTAGAACGGTTATCTTTCCAGCATTAAAGGCGCCGCTGTGTGCTTCGTTCGTTATTATCTTTTTATATTGTTTTTTCAGCTTTGTGATTATTCTGTTGCTGGGCGGTCTCGGCGTAACAACGCTGGAGGTTGAGTTGTATCAAACCATCCGCAGAGATATACACGCGAGTACTGCGGCGCATATTGCGCTGGTGGAAACCGGTATCGCAGCGGCTGCAGTAGGGCTGTACGCTTATTTAAGGAGCAGAACACCCGATCATGCTGAAAACACCCAATACGCCCGCAGCCGGTTGAACATCGGCGGCGCAGCGGAACAGATCTTTTTTGCCGTGCTTATCTGTGTTATCTGTTTTTGTTTACTGTTTCCGCTCGGTTCTCTAGTGTGGTACTCCCTGTCGAGTCCTAAGGCGCCGCTCACGATAACCGTTGATGCATGGCGGCAGCTTTTACAGCGGCCTCACTTTTGGAGCGCGGTACGGCACACCATGCAGACGGGGATCGGTACTGCCGTACTTTCTGTAACGGCTGCGCTTTTTTTCGCGTATGCAGCGTTTCAATCGAATCGGAAGTGGTATAAAAGCCTACCGCTCATTCCTTTTGCAGTTTCTTCTATTGTATTGGGAGCGGGGTGGTTGAAGCTTGATACCATGCCGTCGCTGCTGTTGCTGGTTATTGTGCAAAGTTCGCTTGCGTGGCCCTTTGCGTGGATGCAAATAGAGACCGGCCTCGCAAAAATTCCCCGTTCGGTACTCGACGCCGCCCGTCTTTTGTCCTCTACCCGCACGGATGCATTTTTTCGGGTATTTCTACCGTTATGCAAAACCGGTATTATATCTGCGCTGTGCTGTGTGTTTGCAATCAGTGCGGGAGACGCATCGCTGCCGCTTCTGCTGCACATTCCGAACTTTGAAAACCTCGCGCTGATGCTGTTCCGTTTTGCCGGTTCGTACCGGTTCACCGAAAGCGCCGGTATCGCGGTGATTCTTGCCGTGCTGACGGGCTCGCTCTTTTATATTCAGGACACGGTGAGGGAGCGCGGACAAATGCATTAG
- a CDS encoding ABC transporter substrate-binding protein, with protein sequence MKKHYAIAFLFCCIAAMLCAGGKKEPSTAVQTESAGNSSAQAAYTVKVVVPANAPAICIAKMAVDNTAVADGAVTEYEVLQAPDMLQARLLSGEADIAIVPSNLSAILYAKGTGVRLAGAVVWGILYGLTSESVNSIEDLRGKTIITFGRGLTPDVTVRELLNAYGLTPDKDVTFNYVQSGQEAAAAFISGKGSFVILPEPMVSMVLTKKPGTKVFLDVQNAWKEKLGGDSSYPQAVVVVQKSLIENHPDYAARFLAQLEQSINWAKENPKQAGEATAKLQKGIQAPLIAKGIGRMNMQFVNAEQTRPALERYFSILYKADPKFIGGAMPQDDFYYTTAK encoded by the coding sequence ATGAAAAAACACTATGCTATAGCGTTTTTATTTTGTTGTATCGCCGCGATGCTCTGTGCAGGCGGCAAAAAGGAGCCGTCCACGGCGGTTCAGACGGAATCGGCCGGCAATTCATCCGCTCAAGCAGCTTATACTGTAAAAGTAGTTGTGCCCGCTAATGCTCCGGCAATTTGTATTGCAAAAATGGCGGTTGACAACACCGCTGTTGCCGACGGCGCGGTTACGGAATATGAAGTGTTGCAAGCACCCGATATGCTGCAAGCACGGCTGCTTTCCGGGGAAGCGGATATCGCTATCGTCCCTTCAAACCTCTCCGCTATTTTATACGCAAAAGGTACCGGTGTCCGACTTGCAGGAGCTGTTGTTTGGGGAATTCTCTACGGACTTACCTCGGAATCGGTCAATTCTATCGAAGATTTAAGAGGAAAAACAATTATCACTTTCGGAAGAGGTCTTACTCCGGATGTCACGGTACGGGAGCTTTTAAATGCCTACGGACTTACTCCCGATAAGGACGTAACCTTTAACTATGTACAGTCCGGGCAAGAAGCGGCAGCTGCTTTTATCAGCGGAAAAGGCTCTTTTGTTATTTTACCTGAGCCGATGGTTAGCATGGTATTAACTAAAAAACCCGGAACAAAGGTATTCCTCGACGTACAGAACGCTTGGAAAGAAAAACTCGGCGGCGACAGCTCCTATCCGCAGGCGGTTGTGGTCGTGCAAAAAAGCCTTATCGAAAATCATCCCGATTACGCTGCTCGCTTCTTAGCTCAACTGGAACAATCGATTAACTGGGCAAAAGAAAACCCCAAGCAAGCGGGCGAAGCAACCGCAAAGCTGCAAAAAGGTATTCAAGCGCCGCTTATTGCAAAAGGAATAGGCCGGATGAATATGCAGTTTGTGAACGCCGAACAAACCCGTCCTGCTCTTGAGAGATATTTTTCCATTCTATATAAGGCTGATCCGAAATTTATCGGCGGAGCTATGCCTCAGGATGATTTCTACTACACCACAGCAAAATAG
- a CDS encoding anhydro-N-acetylmuramic acid kinase, with product MSGTSVDGIDAVLLTITGCGIDTRIAERAFLTVPYPQEVRERLLTLASGSFGGSEELSAMNVYLGELSADACFAVCKKAKVDISTVDFIGSHGHTVFHAPNERCYFGKNIKSTLQIGEAAVIAERTGCVTVADFRVRDVAAGGSGAPLVPFTEYLLYREPGTVIGLQNIGGIGNITLLPADADMNGIIAFDTGPGNMLIDGLMRLITGGTQNYDEDGKCAAAGAVDSTLFDFLKTDPYLQLKPPKTTGREHYSEAFTQALYDKGTSLQLPPETIVRTATYYTAYSIAYSLNTFGLPMPQKLIVGGGGCRNPVILDHLRQLLPECSVLTNEDIGKNSDSKEACAFAILANEALCGNPNNVPSATGARKFVVMGKISI from the coding sequence ATGAGCGGGACGTCTGTTGACGGTATCGATGCGGTGCTGCTGACTATTACCGGCTGCGGTATCGATACTCGCATTGCGGAGCGTGCTTTTCTAACCGTGCCTTATCCGCAAGAAGTACGGGAGCGGCTGTTGACGCTTGCTTCCGGTTCTTTCGGCGGCAGCGAAGAATTAAGCGCGATGAATGTTTATCTTGGAGAGCTGTCAGCAGATGCATGCTTTGCCGTATGCAAAAAGGCGAAAGTCGATATCAGTACGGTTGATTTTATCGGTTCGCATGGACATACGGTCTTTCATGCACCGAATGAACGGTGCTACTTCGGTAAGAATATTAAAAGCACACTGCAAATCGGCGAAGCGGCGGTTATTGCGGAAAGAACCGGATGCGTTACCGTTGCCGATTTCCGCGTTCGGGATGTCGCGGCGGGCGGGTCTGGGGCGCCGCTTGTTCCGTTTACCGAATATCTATTATACCGGGAACCAGGTACGGTAATCGGCTTGCAGAATATCGGCGGTATCGGCAATATCACGCTTTTGCCTGCCGATGCCGATATGAACGGCATTATCGCCTTTGATACCGGCCCGGGCAATATGCTGATAGACGGTTTGATGCGGCTTATTACCGGCGGTACGCAAAATTATGACGAAGACGGCAAATGTGCCGCAGCCGGTGCCGTCGATTCAACCTTATTCGATTTTCTTAAAACAGATCCTTATTTGCAATTAAAACCGCCTAAGACCACCGGCAGAGAACATTATTCCGAAGCGTTTACACAAGCGTTGTATGACAAAGGTACATCATTGCAGTTGCCGCCGGAAACAATTGTAAGAACGGCAACCTATTACACTGCGTATTCAATTGCGTATTCGCTTAACACATTCGGATTGCCGATGCCGCAAAAGCTGATAGTCGGCGGAGGCGGCTGCAGAAATCCCGTCATCTTAGATCATCTGCGGCAGCTGCTGCCTGAATGTTCCGTGCTGACCAATGAGGATATCGGTAAAAACAGCGATTCCAAAGAAGCGTGTGCCTTCGCCATACTCGCAAACGAAGCGCTCTGCGGTAATCCGAATAACGTCCCGTCTGCGACAGGGGCAAGGAAGTTTGTCGTGATGGGAAAGATCAGTATATAA
- a CDS encoding ABC transporter ATP-binding protein, with translation MKDDSMGFPINRANDESEAFLRLVCLTKRMPTKTISLSCSVEKAGTLALLGSSGCGKSTVLKMIAGLLPADSGNVFLNGHDITDEPVKNRSVGMVFQDYALFPHLSVEDNIGYGLVSQGISKRESRRAAAEWLERFGLTGMEKRRIEGLSGGERQRVALARTLAVNPLVVLFDEPLSALDAPLRLKLREELKKHQAEMRYTAIYVTHDRDEAEYLADNIIEMPSS, from the coding sequence ATGAAAGATGATTCGATGGGTTTTCCGATAAATAGAGCAAATGATGAAAGTGAGGCATTTCTCCGGCTTGTCTGTTTGACGAAGCGGATGCCGACAAAGACTATCAGTCTTTCCTGTTCGGTGGAAAAGGCAGGGACGCTTGCGCTGCTCGGTTCGTCGGGTTGCGGTAAGTCAACCGTGCTTAAAATGATCGCAGGTTTATTGCCCGCCGATTCGGGAAACGTCTTTTTAAACGGACACGATATTACCGATGAGCCGGTCAAAAACCGCAGCGTTGGTATGGTCTTTCAGGACTATGCGTTATTCCCTCATTTAAGCGTCGAGGACAATATCGGGTACGGCCTCGTTTCGCAAGGGATATCCAAAAGGGAAAGCAGGCGGGCTGCTGCGGAATGGCTTGAACGTTTCGGGCTGACCGGTATGGAAAAAAGACGGATTGAAGGGCTTTCCGGCGGGGAGCGGCAGCGCGTCGCCCTTGCGCGGACGCTTGCGGTAAACCCGCTCGTGGTTTTGTTTGACGAACCGCTTTCCGCCCTCGACGCTCCGCTGCGGCTTAAACTCCGCGAAGAGCTCAAAAAGCACCAAGCCGAAATGCGGTACACGGCAATCTACGTTACCCATGACCGCGATGAAGCCGAGTACCTCGCCGACAACATCATCGAAATGCCTTCCTCCTGA
- a CDS encoding phospholipase D-like domain-containing protein: MSIPYRFKEIFPYYSIVESLFTLVMVLYLLNSDIDPTAKITWLVIIMLLPAFGALLFWYTQSDLGNRLARKRLNHLFALTHDSILQDPQVADALSLQDKGAAALAHYLRHTGCHPVFNQTEVTYFSSGKAKWKEMLVQLKLAKHFIFLEYFIIEEGVMWGSVLEILAQKAKEGVDVRIMYDGTCEFSTLPHDYPERLKKLGIKCKIFGRLTPFLSTRYNYRDHRKILVIDGRVAFNGGVNLADEYINVVNKYGYWKDAAVMLQGAAVKSFTLMFLQLWNLHEKEWNFNEYLNVPVKALPVSAAGFVIPYGDSPADENKVGESVYMDILNRAHRYVHIMSPYLILDGEMETMLKFAAERGVDVKLILPGIPDKKAPYALAKTHYASLLASGVQIYEYTPGFVHAKVFVCDDREAVVGTINLDYRSLYHHFECATYLYGVDCIEDIETDYQSVLKQCRAVTAETVRHEKWTVKASGIVLKALAPLM; encoded by the coding sequence TTGAGCATTCCCTATCGGTTTAAAGAAATATTCCCTTACTATTCTATCGTAGAGTCTTTGTTTACCCTCGTTATGGTGCTGTATTTACTTAATTCGGATATTGACCCTACTGCAAAAATTACGTGGCTGGTGATCATTATGTTGCTGCCGGCATTCGGTGCTTTATTGTTTTGGTATACTCAAAGCGATCTGGGCAACCGTCTTGCACGGAAACGTCTTAATCATCTTTTTGCATTGACGCATGACAGTATCCTGCAAGATCCGCAGGTTGCCGATGCTCTTTCGCTACAAGATAAGGGCGCAGCGGCGCTCGCTCATTATCTGCGCCATACCGGGTGCCATCCCGTGTTTAATCAAACTGAGGTAACGTATTTTTCCTCCGGCAAAGCTAAATGGAAAGAAATGCTTGTTCAACTGAAACTGGCAAAGCATTTTATCTTTTTGGAATATTTTATTATAGAAGAAGGGGTGATGTGGGGAAGCGTGTTGGAAATATTGGCGCAAAAGGCAAAAGAGGGTGTAGATGTTCGAATCATGTATGACGGAACCTGCGAATTTTCTACGTTACCGCATGACTATCCTGAGCGTCTGAAAAAGTTGGGGATTAAATGCAAGATATTCGGGCGGCTTACTCCTTTTCTTTCAACACGCTATAATTATCGGGATCACCGTAAAATTCTGGTTATTGACGGAAGGGTTGCGTTTAACGGCGGCGTGAATTTAGCGGATGAGTATATCAATGTTGTGAATAAATACGGATATTGGAAAGATGCTGCCGTTATGCTGCAAGGTGCTGCGGTTAAGAGTTTTACATTGATGTTTTTGCAGTTGTGGAACCTGCACGAAAAAGAATGGAATTTTAATGAATATTTGAATGTTCCCGTCAAAGCCTTGCCGGTTTCCGCTGCCGGTTTTGTTATTCCGTACGGCGACAGTCCTGCTGATGAGAACAAAGTCGGTGAGAGTGTGTATATGGATATTCTGAACAGAGCGCACCGGTATGTACATATTATGTCGCCCTATCTCATTTTGGACGGGGAAATGGAAACGATGTTGAAGTTTGCAGCAGAGCGCGGTGTGGATGTTAAGCTGATTTTGCCGGGTATACCCGATAAGAAAGCTCCTTATGCATTGGCAAAAACACATTATGCTTCTTTGTTGGCTTCGGGAGTGCAGATTTATGAATATACACCGGGCTTTGTTCATGCAAAAGTTTTTGTGTGTGATGACCGGGAAGCCGTTGTCGGTACCATCAATTTGGATTACCGAAGTTTATATCATCATTTTGAATGCGCTACGTATTTATACGGTGTTGACTGTATCGAAGATATTGAAACGGATTACCAATCCGTATTAAAACAGTGTCGCGCAGTAACGGCTGAAACTGTCCGGCATGAAAAATGGACGGTTAAAGCTTCCGGCATTGTGCTTAAAGCTCTTGCACCATTGATGTAG